From the Paenibacillus sp. FSL H8-0548 genome, one window contains:
- a CDS encoding RsmB/NOP family class I SAM-dependent RNA methyltransferase, whose translation MIGNLPRKFTDKMEKLLGDEYDKFMSSYAAPRVYGLRINRLKLDVEHWKELSPISKGARPIPWAPDGVYYQEGERPGKHPHYHAGLYYIQEPSAMAPVELLDVQPGHRVLDLCAAPGGKSTQIAARLQGSGVLVTNDNARERTKALAKNIELAGVRNAVVLNEEPAAIAAIFPEWFDRILVDAPCSGEGMFRKDEAMIAEWEKHSVEQCSVMQRDILREAASMLAPGGRIVYSTCTFSPEEDEQQIAIFLAEHSDFYIETVPQQYGWRAGRADMARKAVQLDEERLQTIQGTVRLWPHLIEGEGHYAAVLVRNGERKPTLVDEALNAAPHYPNQSKAAGGNLKRDTQQGGHQIREKKQDHRDERRAAKRQTRSDWENTANDFSSKKRSNDNGRASKSVKAGAAAEEATPSQLWQQHAEQLAIGALSWPGHAVAYGSRVYIQPEDLPSLDGLRVVRAGWYVGEAVRGRFEPSHPLAMGMTRAEAVRSINWGSDDEQTLRYLKGETLFIEESAIKLKDGAPAKGYLLICTDGYPIGWGKYAGGMIKNELPAGWRWM comes from the coding sequence ATGATCGGCAATTTGCCGCGGAAATTCACGGATAAAATGGAAAAACTGCTAGGTGATGAATATGACAAATTTATGTCTTCTTACGCTGCCCCAAGAGTATATGGTTTAAGAATTAATCGTTTGAAGCTCGATGTGGAGCATTGGAAGGAGCTATCGCCGATAAGCAAGGGAGCAAGGCCTATCCCTTGGGCACCCGATGGCGTTTATTACCAAGAAGGTGAGCGACCAGGCAAGCATCCTCATTATCACGCAGGTCTCTATTATATACAAGAGCCGAGCGCAATGGCGCCTGTTGAATTATTAGATGTGCAGCCTGGACATCGCGTGCTTGATCTATGTGCTGCGCCGGGCGGAAAGTCAACACAAATAGCTGCGAGACTGCAAGGAAGCGGCGTATTGGTCACAAACGATAATGCGCGGGAAAGAACAAAGGCATTGGCGAAAAATATTGAGCTCGCTGGTGTCCGTAATGCCGTCGTGTTGAATGAAGAGCCTGCCGCGATTGCCGCTATTTTTCCAGAATGGTTCGATCGTATTCTGGTTGACGCCCCTTGCTCTGGTGAAGGGATGTTCCGTAAGGATGAAGCGATGATTGCGGAATGGGAGAAGCATTCAGTCGAGCAATGCTCAGTTATGCAGCGAGATATTTTAAGGGAAGCGGCTTCGATGCTTGCTCCTGGCGGACGGATTGTTTATTCGACCTGTACGTTCTCGCCTGAGGAGGACGAGCAGCAAATCGCTATTTTTCTCGCAGAGCATAGCGACTTCTATATTGAAACTGTGCCGCAGCAATATGGCTGGCGAGCAGGTCGGGCGGATATGGCCCGTAAGGCTGTTCAGCTCGATGAGGAGCGTTTGCAAACGATTCAGGGAACAGTTCGTCTATGGCCGCACTTGATTGAAGGAGAAGGCCACTATGCGGCTGTGCTGGTTCGCAATGGTGAACGTAAGCCTACGCTTGTTGATGAAGCGTTAAATGCAGCACCCCATTATCCAAACCAATCGAAGGCCGCGGGAGGGAACTTAAAGCGGGATACGCAGCAAGGTGGTCATCAAATACGTGAGAAGAAGCAGGATCACAGAGATGAACGTCGAGCAGCAAAAAGACAAACTCGCAGTGATTGGGAGAATACAGCAAACGATTTCTCTTCCAAGAAACGATCAAATGACAACGGTCGAGCGAGCAAGTCTGTAAAAGCAGGAGCTGCAGCTGAGGAAGCAACTCCGAGTCAGCTTTGGCAACAGCATGCCGAGCAACTGGCCATAGGGGCTTTGTCCTGGCCAGGACATGCTGTTGCATATGGCTCAAGAGTATATATTCAGCCGGAAGATCTGCCTTCGCTTGATGGCCTGCGAGTAGTTAGAGCAGGCTGGTATGTGGGAGAAGCAGTACGAGGACGCTTCGAGCCTTCTCACCCGCTTGCGATGGGAATGACTCGAGCGGAAGCTGTACGATCTATTAATTGGGGCTCAGATGATGAGCAGACGTTACGTTATCTCAAAGGAGAAACGTTATTTATAGAGGAATCCGCAATAAAGCTAAAGGATGGAGCGCCCGCGAAAGGGTACTTATTGATTTGTACCGACGGCTATCCGATAGGATGGGGGAAATATGCTGGAGGCATGATCAAAAATGAGCTGCCAGCAGGATGGAGATGGATGTAG
- a CDS encoding thioredoxin family protein, producing the protein MKRKKKLKMIYVYIGIVVILFGLIFVLNNSGSVSALYDKPISKLNPETRKQLDDPNYQNIILPAVLDQKVADKEDFFVYLFASDCPHCQKTTPQLMPLVDELGIDLPQFNLREFPTYFNKYNVEYTPTLAYFEDGVQVDKIEGGLAEEGTTGYSLDDFRAFFNKYSGAESK; encoded by the coding sequence ATGAAAAGAAAAAAGAAGTTAAAAATGATTTATGTGTACATCGGTATTGTCGTTATTTTATTCGGTTTGATCTTCGTTTTGAACAACAGCGGGTCTGTTAGCGCACTTTATGACAAGCCTATTTCGAAGCTAAATCCAGAAACACGCAAGCAACTTGATGATCCTAACTATCAGAATATCATATTACCGGCCGTTTTGGATCAAAAGGTTGCCGACAAGGAAGATTTTTTCGTCTATTTGTTCGCTTCCGATTGCCCGCATTGCCAAAAAACAACACCGCAATTAATGCCGCTTGTTGATGAGCTTGGCATTGATCTGCCGCAGTTCAATTTAAGAGAATTTCCAACTTACTTCAACAAGTATAATGTCGAGTATACACCAACGCTTGCTTACTTCGAGGACGGCGTACAAGTTGATAAGATTGAGGGCGGTCTTGCTGAAGAAGGTACTACAGGCTATAGCTTGGATGATTTCCGTGCATTCTTCAATAAATATTCAGGAGCTGAGAGCAAATGA
- a CDS encoding PCYCGC motif-containing (lipo)protein, with translation MMKRQRLTEEQIAENQKNSRIRGIMYGLLLAFACITLLTACDLANDDKPGTEHQHGSETWQTTESYDKLPGFLSDYTTHTSDLYKAVHEHADIMSGITCYCGCSDGLAVETPHDSLLRCYVAEHPADEGAVTWTNHSTSCGICKKEMEEVIALSKQGKTADEIRAAIDVLYKPKKSSE, from the coding sequence ATGATGAAGCGCCAGCGCTTAACCGAGGAACAGATTGCCGAGAATCAAAAAAACAGTCGTATTCGCGGCATCATGTACGGGCTGCTGCTGGCATTCGCATGTATAACGCTACTCACGGCCTGTGACTTGGCTAATGATGACAAGCCAGGTACTGAGCATCAGCACGGCTCTGAAACCTGGCAAACGACTGAATCGTATGACAAGCTCCCTGGGTTTCTTTCTGATTACACCACGCATACAAGCGATCTTTACAAGGCGGTACACGAGCATGCTGACATCATGAGCGGCATTACTTGCTATTGCGGGTGCTCGGACGGCTTAGCTGTAGAAACTCCGCATGACTCGCTTCTACGCTGTTACGTAGCTGAGCACCCTGCGGATGAAGGGGCCGTAACTTGGACGAATCACAGTACAAGCTGCGGCATTTGCAAGAAAGAAATGGAAGAGGTCATCGCCTTAAGCAAGCAAGGCAAGACTGCTGATGAAATACGTGCAGCAATCGACGTCCTATACAAGCCGAAAAAATCCAGCGAGTAA
- a CDS encoding GTP pyrophosphokinase family protein yields MDGRDWNLFLQPYEQTVEELKVKFKTMRVELKIREAYAPIEFVTGRVKRISSILEKAKRLNVPPDRLDSGIEDIAGIRIMCQFVDDIHRVAGLIRTRRDLLLVYEKDYITNFKDSGYRSYHMIVEYPVQTALGYKKVLAEIQIRTLAMNFWATIEHSLNYKFKESLPEDVRTRLKKAAEAASQLDTEMTSIRKEILDAQTEFEEQSNVVSKVLSGIQDLYFYNRVREAAQFQLKFNEKFEKEDYHELNQLSIDIQAAIGRAKKANQN; encoded by the coding sequence ATGGACGGTAGAGACTGGAATCTTTTTTTACAGCCTTATGAACAAACGGTAGAAGAACTAAAAGTAAAGTTTAAGACGATGCGGGTTGAACTGAAAATACGAGAAGCTTATGCGCCGATTGAATTTGTCACCGGCCGGGTAAAGCGAATTTCAAGTATTTTGGAGAAAGCAAAACGGTTGAACGTACCTCCGGATCGTCTGGATTCAGGTATAGAGGATATTGCAGGCATACGCATTATGTGTCAGTTTGTTGATGATATCCATCGGGTAGCAGGCCTGATTCGGACACGAAGGGATCTTTTGCTCGTCTATGAGAAGGATTATATTACGAATTTTAAAGATAGCGGCTACCGCAGTTATCATATGATTGTCGAATACCCCGTTCAAACCGCGCTAGGCTACAAAAAAGTGCTAGCTGAAATCCAAATCCGCACATTAGCGATGAATTTCTGGGCGACGATTGAGCATTCTCTAAATTACAAGTTTAAAGAGAGCCTCCCTGAGGATGTGCGCACCCGATTGAAAAAAGCAGCGGAAGCGGCTTCCCAGCTCGATACAGAGATGACCAGCATACGTAAAGAAATATTGGATGCGCAGACCGAATTCGAGGAGCAGTCCAATGTCGTCTCGAAGGTGCTGAGTGGGATTCAGGATTTATATTTTTACAATCGGGTACGCGAGGCTGCACAATTTCAGTTGAAATTTAATGAGAAGTTTGAAAAAGAGGATTACCATGAGCTTAATCAGCTGTCGATCGATATTCAAGCGGCAATTGGAAGAGCCAAAAAAGCTAACCAAAACTAG
- a CDS encoding quinone-dependent dihydroorotate dehydrogenase: protein MLYSSILKPVFFRMDPEKAHHLVIDGLAAGGVIPGLNGLMHAMYGVAKSPELATELFGIQFPHPVGLAAGLDKNGKAADGFSSIGFGFAEVGTVTPKGQAGNEQPRLFRLPPDEALINRMGFNNEGTAAMAEKLSRRKINRIPIAVNIGKNKTTPNELAHEDYQTCIRDLYTYGDFFVVNISSPNTPDLRDLQHGEELKNLLSAVKKEINTQAAKEGKKAKPVLVKIAPDMTNEQLELTVATIMESGVAGIIATNTTLSRKGLQHSAAGEAGGLSGKPLRDRSTEVIRAVYRQTGGKLPIIGSGGIFTAQDAYDKIRAGASLVEIYTALIYKGPGVLKELTSGLKECLRKDGYRNIAEAVGADHV, encoded by the coding sequence GTGCTTTATTCTTCTATTTTAAAGCCTGTTTTTTTTCGTATGGACCCTGAGAAGGCCCATCATCTCGTTATTGACGGCTTGGCCGCAGGAGGAGTCATACCGGGACTAAATGGGCTTATGCATGCAATGTACGGCGTAGCGAAGTCGCCGGAGCTTGCTACCGAGCTATTTGGTATTCAATTTCCACACCCTGTGGGCTTAGCTGCAGGACTCGATAAGAACGGCAAGGCTGCAGATGGATTCTCTAGTATAGGGTTTGGCTTCGCTGAGGTAGGAACGGTAACCCCGAAGGGACAAGCCGGCAACGAGCAGCCGCGATTGTTTAGACTCCCGCCGGATGAGGCGTTAATAAATCGAATGGGATTTAACAATGAAGGTACTGCTGCGATGGCAGAGAAGCTGTCACGTCGGAAGATCAACCGAATTCCGATTGCGGTTAACATTGGAAAAAATAAGACAACACCGAATGAGTTGGCGCATGAGGATTATCAGACCTGCATCCGCGATCTCTATACATATGGCGATTTTTTTGTCGTCAACATCAGTTCCCCGAACACGCCGGATTTACGTGATTTGCAGCATGGGGAAGAACTGAAAAATCTACTTAGCGCAGTGAAAAAGGAAATAAACACACAAGCGGCGAAAGAAGGAAAGAAAGCTAAGCCTGTGCTGGTTAAAATTGCTCCTGATATGACAAACGAGCAGCTTGAGCTGACGGTTGCTACCATAATGGAAAGTGGTGTCGCAGGCATCATTGCTACAAACACGACATTATCCCGGAAGGGGCTTCAGCATTCCGCTGCGGGCGAAGCAGGCGGTTTAAGTGGCAAGCCGCTGCGAGATCGTTCAACTGAGGTTATACGGGCAGTTTACCGCCAGACAGGTGGGAAGCTTCCGATCATCGGATCAGGCGGAATTTTTACAGCGCAGGACGCATACGATAAAATCCGCGCAGGGGCCTCCTTGGTTGAAATTTACACAGCGCTTATCTACAAAGGGCCAGGCGTACTTAAGGAATTGACCAGCGGATTAAAGGAATGCTTGCGTAAAGATGGCTACCGCAATATTGCCGAAGCAGTCGGTGCAGATCACGTTTAG
- a CDS encoding L,D-transpeptidase — protein sequence MQSQDDILYLKQFVNQHPSNKMGWYLLGKQYLLAGKEGKANYCFLKAGEVYDAFEDESHPLSDNQLQLLKEWDRKQKKKKMALRTGLLAALLLLITALAPANGEIKTKIANQPIPVLQAEVLPVGVVFISQKERQPIGSAWNTLMEAASEAPQLMIAARLEEEAGWSKWLGQTKLLMSVRKDRGSAELQAVMLDRQTCECIPSDSSRISKQYEDWREQQETHWTLASAIVHYERINKKWPEKLDELIRPYPNNFLSGERSGMRSMFNSVKFKVKNAKANKDKAAGAYETGKGNPSAADEGRAQNMLGGSSVGSNGLMDKDWSQPLEIIVDKATHQLAVIQGNIIVRSYRVGLGGEETPEGRFYISEKVKNPNGRDDGVFGSRGMTLSKTLYAIHGTDEPDSIGKDESLGCVRMSKADVEELFDMVPLGTVVKIKNGTLPSKVQTPAERFKLEPRQNETNPAKVYKWLT from the coding sequence ATGCAGTCTCAAGACGATATTTTATATTTAAAGCAATTTGTTAATCAACATCCGAGCAACAAAATGGGCTGGTATTTGTTAGGAAAGCAATATTTGCTGGCGGGTAAGGAAGGCAAAGCAAATTATTGCTTTTTAAAAGCTGGCGAGGTTTATGACGCCTTTGAGGATGAAAGTCATCCTCTGTCTGACAATCAGCTGCAATTGCTTAAAGAGTGGGATAGGAAGCAAAAGAAAAAAAAGATGGCGCTAAGAACAGGCTTATTAGCTGCTCTGCTTCTCCTTATAACCGCCCTTGCTCCAGCAAATGGGGAGATAAAAACAAAGATTGCAAATCAGCCGATCCCTGTTCTTCAAGCTGAAGTGCTCCCTGTTGGCGTCGTTTTTATTTCTCAGAAGGAGCGGCAGCCGATTGGCAGCGCTTGGAACACTCTAATGGAAGCAGCAAGCGAGGCACCGCAGCTTATGATTGCTGCGAGGCTTGAAGAGGAAGCTGGCTGGAGCAAATGGTTAGGTCAAACGAAGCTGCTTATGTCTGTACGGAAGGATAGAGGTTCTGCGGAGCTGCAGGCTGTGATGCTTGATCGACAGACCTGTGAATGTATTCCGTCTGACTCCTCTCGCATTTCCAAGCAATATGAGGACTGGCGTGAGCAGCAGGAGACGCATTGGACGCTGGCGAGTGCTATCGTTCATTATGAGCGTATTAATAAAAAATGGCCGGAGAAGCTCGATGAGCTCATCCGTCCGTATCCGAATAATTTTCTTTCTGGTGAGCGCAGCGGAATGCGTTCCATGTTCAATAGCGTTAAATTTAAAGTTAAAAATGCTAAAGCGAATAAGGATAAAGCTGCGGGGGCCTATGAAACGGGGAAAGGGAATCCATCGGCAGCGGACGAGGGACGAGCTCAGAATATGTTGGGAGGCAGCAGTGTTGGCAGCAATGGTCTGATGGATAAGGATTGGAGCCAGCCGCTTGAAATTATCGTAGACAAAGCGACTCACCAGCTTGCCGTCATTCAAGGGAATATTATCGTACGCAGTTATAGGGTAGGTCTTGGTGGTGAAGAAACGCCTGAAGGCCGATTCTACATAAGTGAAAAAGTGAAAAATCCAAATGGGAGAGATGATGGGGTATTCGGCAGTCGCGGGATGACTCTTTCAAAAACTTTATATGCGATACACGGCACAGATGAGCCCGACAGCATCGGCAAGGATGAATCGCTGGGCTGTGTTCGGATGAGCAAAGCAGATGTTGAGGAGCTATTCGATATGGTACCGCTAGGGACGGTTGTCAAAATAAAAAACGGGACGCTTCCGTCGAAGGTGCAAACGCCAGCTGAACGCTTTAAGCTGGAGCCGCGCCAAAACGAAACCAATCCCGCAAAGGTGTATAAATGGTTGACATAA
- a CDS encoding ferredoxin: MGKFTWVEKDTCIACGACGATAPDIYDYDDEGLAEVIYKADANRGNTEIPEDLFDDLQDAADGCPTDSIKIADVPFNY, translated from the coding sequence ATGGGTAAGTTTACTTGGGTTGAAAAAGATACGTGCATCGCTTGTGGAGCTTGCGGAGCAACTGCTCCTGACATTTATGATTATGATGATGAAGGTCTTGCAGAGGTTATTTATAAAGCAGATGCAAACAGAGGAAATACAGAGATTCCGGAAGATTTGTTTGACGATTTGCAGGATGCCGCCGACGGTTGTCCTACGGATTCAATCAAAATTGCCGATGTGCCTTTTAATTATTAA
- a CDS encoding DNA polymerase IV — translation MTKNVSEYYPVKGRVIIHLDMNAFYCSVHEAEEPEKYKNRPTAVSGSVEQRKGIIVTCSYPARSKGIKTGMTVRQALQLCPELILIKPDFNLYRKYSQGFMAIARQFTPIVEAVSIDECYMDITGSKMFGSPLEIAASLQKRITSEWSLPCSIGLAPNKLLAKMASDMKKPNGLTVLRIRDVKTVLWDKSCDTLFGIGKKTANKLSKLNIRTIGQLAGTDEILLIKHFGVVGSWMKAAAHGIDYGEVNPNRERNKSIGHTTTLPSDIMAREEVYRVLLNLADQTGRRLRRQKLVATTVQITIRRPDMTTIARSHTLASPTQAADDIYREACKLYDRHWQAGEPIRLLGITLQNLSLLDETAMQLDLFSYEQQPRREALTKAMDQLRDKYGEDAVLTAGMLGDDPSTLIRNKRIRGTSLQKDDSLLYIDE, via the coding sequence ATGACGAAAAATGTAAGCGAATATTATCCTGTCAAAGGCAGGGTCATTATTCATTTGGATATGAATGCCTTCTATTGTTCCGTGCATGAAGCAGAGGAACCTGAGAAATATAAGAACAGACCAACAGCCGTATCCGGAAGTGTAGAGCAGCGCAAAGGAATCATTGTCACTTGCTCTTACCCAGCGAGAAGCAAAGGAATAAAGACTGGAATGACAGTAAGACAGGCACTTCAGCTATGTCCAGAGCTTATATTAATAAAACCGGATTTTAATTTATACCGTAAATATTCTCAAGGCTTTATGGCTATTGCAAGACAATTTACACCAATTGTAGAAGCGGTATCGATCGATGAATGCTACATGGATATAACCGGCTCCAAAATGTTTGGCTCGCCGCTTGAAATTGCTGCTTCACTTCAGAAGAGAATTACATCCGAATGGTCGCTGCCTTGCTCAATCGGTTTAGCGCCAAACAAGCTTCTAGCTAAGATGGCATCGGATATGAAGAAGCCAAATGGACTTACAGTGCTTCGTATTCGCGATGTCAAAACGGTGCTTTGGGATAAATCCTGTGATACGTTGTTCGGTATTGGAAAAAAAACTGCTAATAAGCTGTCAAAGCTCAATATTCGAACGATCGGTCAATTGGCAGGGACTGACGAAATTTTGTTAATTAAGCATTTTGGCGTTGTAGGCTCTTGGATGAAGGCGGCCGCTCATGGGATAGATTATGGTGAGGTTAATCCCAATCGTGAGCGTAATAAATCGATAGGCCATACAACGACGCTGCCGAGTGATATTATGGCACGTGAGGAAGTGTACCGCGTGCTTCTTAATTTGGCTGACCAAACGGGACGCAGGCTGCGGCGGCAGAAGCTGGTGGCCACAACGGTTCAAATTACAATCCGCAGGCCGGATATGACGACGATTGCACGCTCGCACACGCTAGCTTCTCCAACGCAGGCCGCTGATGATATTTATAGGGAAGCCTGCAAGCTTTATGACCGGCATTGGCAGGCTGGCGAGCCGATTCGATTGCTTGGAATAACGCTGCAAAACCTCTCGCTGCTTGACGAAACGGCAATGCAGCTTGATTTATTCAGCTATGAGCAGCAGCCCCGCAGGGAGGCGCTTACGAAGGCGATGGATCAGCTTCGCGATAAATATGGCGAGGATGCAGTTCTAACTGCAGGGATGCTTGGCGACGATCCATCCACCTTAATTAGGAATAAACGAATTCGCGGTACATCCTTGCAAAAGGATGACAGTTTGTTATATATTGATGAGTGA